The proteins below are encoded in one region of Methanofollis aquaemaris:
- the ileS gene encoding isoleucine--tRNA ligase gives MKEVTSSYDAQAVEASARKFWQEHDTYHTVKELRQNSKPFFFVDGPPYTTGHIHLGTAWNKIIKDAILRQKRMSGLNVIERAGYDMHGLPIEVQVEHELGFTSKKDIEAYGIDKFIEHCREYALVKMEEMSDQFRELGIWLDFDHPYQTLKKEYIEAAWWTLKEAEKNGKLERGSRVVNWCPRCETAIADSEVEYDDAVDPSIFVKFPVKGAENEYLVIWTTTPWTLPANVAIAVHPEITYALVAARKDGREDKLWIAKDLVENVLKKGKYQEFDLLKTMPGTDLVGTEYESPLVGQVPLQAEIPHRVVLADYVALENTGLVHTAPGHGWDDFLTGMREGLPIFCPVDGSGRYTKKAGTFEGLYVKDPETNQQVLDALGDHLLHKGKITHRYGHCWRCKTPIIYRATEQWFIKVSEIRDELLAETEKVDWYPDWAGSARFHDWVEGARDWCVSRQRYWGIPIPVWQCDTCDRREVYGTVEELETASGRSVKDPHRPYVDEVTVPCSCGGTMHRVSDIFDVWFDSGVASWATLGFPAQREEFDKYWPADFITEGQDQTRGWFYSQLGASMVAFGRSPYKSVLMHGFALDAEGRKMSKSQGNVVVPSEVIEKAGVDVLRLYVLWANAPWDDMKFNWDGVKTVNRALNILWNVYRFPLPYMTLDRFAPAVAADGAWDETSVKTLLDGMPDEDRWILSRINTLCTEIGEDFEEYNLHKITRALVTFVLEDLSRWYLQIVRPRMWLEEDAPEKRCAYETVYYVLRRLAQLLAPFTPHLTEAIYQNLRCEGDPESVHMLDWPEADADLVDEDLENAMAVVQHFDDATATARQDGKRKLRWPVAEVTVATSAEEVKAAVIRLNDLCTSRANAKKVAVVGEHWEKIGWQAEPVMRAIGPKFGRDGPKVKAAIEAADGNALKAALAEAGTAALGEIEVTPEMVTFTEAMPEGIFSAAMDGATVYVDVNLTPEIEAEGFAREVIRRLQDMRKQHDLKVDDHIAAEIAIADARIADLVGTWADGIAGEVRAAALEIRDGAALTGEWAFTAEWEVEGVAMTMGLSLADE, from the coding sequence GTGAAAGAGGTAACCAGCAGTTATGATGCACAGGCAGTCGAGGCCTCTGCCCGGAAATTCTGGCAGGAACACGACACCTACCACACCGTCAAGGAACTCAGGCAGAACAGCAAACCGTTCTTCTTCGTGGACGGCCCGCCCTACACCACCGGGCACATCCACCTCGGCACCGCGTGGAACAAGATCATCAAAGACGCCATCCTCAGACAGAAGCGGATGAGCGGATTGAACGTCATCGAGCGTGCCGGCTACGACATGCACGGCCTCCCCATCGAAGTGCAGGTCGAGCACGAACTCGGGTTCACCTCGAAGAAAGACATCGAAGCCTACGGCATCGACAAGTTCATCGAACACTGCCGGGAGTACGCCCTCGTCAAGATGGAGGAGATGTCGGACCAGTTCAGGGAACTCGGCATCTGGCTCGACTTCGACCACCCCTACCAGACCCTCAAGAAAGAATACATCGAAGCCGCCTGGTGGACGCTCAAAGAGGCCGAGAAGAACGGGAAACTCGAACGCGGCTCCCGCGTCGTGAACTGGTGCCCCCGGTGCGAGACGGCGATCGCCGACTCCGAAGTCGAATACGACGACGCCGTCGACCCCTCGATCTTCGTCAAGTTCCCGGTCAAAGGCGCCGAGAACGAATACCTCGTCATCTGGACCACCACGCCCTGGACCCTGCCGGCGAACGTCGCCATCGCCGTCCACCCCGAGATCACCTACGCCCTCGTCGCCGCCCGCAAAGACGGCCGCGAGGATAAACTCTGGATCGCAAAAGACCTCGTCGAGAACGTACTCAAGAAAGGCAAATACCAGGAGTTCGACCTCCTCAAGACCATGCCCGGCACCGACCTCGTCGGCACCGAATACGAATCCCCGCTCGTCGGGCAGGTACCCCTCCAGGCCGAGATCCCGCACCGCGTCGTCCTCGCCGACTACGTCGCCCTCGAAAACACCGGGCTCGTCCACACCGCACCCGGCCACGGGTGGGACGACTTCCTCACCGGCATGCGCGAAGGCCTCCCCATCTTCTGCCCCGTCGACGGCAGCGGCCGGTACACCAAGAAGGCCGGCACCTTCGAAGGCCTCTACGTCAAAGACCCGGAGACCAACCAGCAGGTGCTCGACGCCCTCGGCGACCACCTCCTCCACAAAGGGAAGATCACCCACCGCTACGGCCACTGCTGGCGGTGCAAGACCCCGATCATCTACCGCGCCACCGAACAGTGGTTCATCAAAGTCTCGGAAATACGCGACGAACTCCTCGCCGAGACCGAGAAGGTCGACTGGTACCCCGACTGGGCGGGCAGCGCCAGGTTCCACGACTGGGTCGAAGGGGCCCGCGACTGGTGCGTCTCCCGCCAGCGGTACTGGGGCATCCCGATCCCGGTCTGGCAGTGCGACACCTGCGACCGGCGCGAGGTCTACGGCACCGTCGAAGAACTCGAAACCGCAAGCGGCCGGTCGGTCAAAGACCCGCACCGCCCGTACGTCGACGAGGTCACCGTCCCGTGTTCCTGCGGCGGCACCATGCACCGCGTCTCCGACATCTTCGACGTCTGGTTCGACTCCGGGGTCGCCTCCTGGGCCACCCTCGGCTTCCCGGCACAGCGCGAGGAGTTCGACAAATACTGGCCGGCCGACTTCATCACCGAAGGCCAGGACCAGACCCGCGGCTGGTTCTACTCGCAACTCGGCGCCTCGATGGTCGCCTTCGGCCGCTCGCCGTATAAGTCGGTGCTCATGCACGGCTTCGCCCTCGACGCCGAAGGACGCAAGATGTCCAAGAGCCAGGGCAACGTCGTCGTCCCGTCCGAAGTGATCGAGAAGGCCGGCGTCGACGTCCTCCGTCTCTACGTCCTCTGGGCCAACGCACCCTGGGACGACATGAAGTTCAACTGGGACGGGGTCAAGACCGTCAACCGGGCGCTCAACATCCTCTGGAACGTCTACCGCTTCCCGCTGCCGTACATGACCCTCGACCGCTTCGCCCCCGCCGTCGCCGCCGACGGCGCCTGGGACGAGACGAGCGTGAAGACGCTCCTCGACGGCATGCCCGACGAAGACCGCTGGATCCTCTCGCGCATCAACACCCTCTGCACAGAGATCGGCGAGGACTTCGAGGAGTACAACCTCCACAAGATCACGAGGGCGCTCGTCACCTTCGTGCTCGAAGACCTCTCCCGCTGGTACCTCCAGATCGTGCGCCCGCGGATGTGGCTCGAAGAGGACGCACCCGAAAAACGGTGCGCCTACGAGACGGTCTACTACGTGCTCCGCAGACTCGCGCAACTCCTCGCGCCCTTCACCCCGCACCTCACCGAAGCGATCTATCAGAACCTGCGGTGCGAGGGCGACCCCGAGAGCGTGCACATGCTCGACTGGCCCGAGGCCGACGCCGACCTCGTCGACGAAGACCTCGAAAACGCGATGGCCGTCGTGCAGCACTTCGACGACGCCACCGCCACCGCGAGACAGGACGGCAAACGCAAACTCCGCTGGCCGGTCGCCGAGGTGACCGTCGCCACGAGTGCCGAAGAGGTCAAGGCGGCCGTCATCAGGCTCAACGACCTCTGCACCTCGCGGGCGAACGCGAAGAAAGTCGCGGTCGTCGGCGAACACTGGGAGAAGATCGGGTGGCAGGCCGAACCGGTGATGCGTGCCATCGGCCCGAAGTTCGGACGCGACGGTCCGAAGGTGAAGGCGGCGATCGAGGCGGCCGACGGGAACGCCCTGAAGGCCGCCCTCGCCGAGGCGGGCACCGCCGCGCTCGGCGAGATCGAGGTGACCCCCGAGATGGTCACGTTCACCGAGGCCATGCCCGAAGGAATTTTTTCCGCCGCAATGGACGGCGCCACCGTCTACGTCGACGTCAACCTCACGCCCGAGATCGAGGCCGAAGGGTTTGCCCGCGAAGTGATCCGGCGTCTCCAGGACATGCGCAAACAGCACGATCTCAAAGTGGACGACCACATCGCCGCCGAGATCGCCATCGCCGACGCGCGGATCGCCGACCTCGTCGGCACCTGGGCGGACGGGATCGCCGGCGAAGTGCGGGCCGCCGCACTGGAGATCCGTGACGGCGCCGCGCTCACGGGCGAATGGGCGTTCACCGCCGAGTGGGAGGTCGAAGGCGTCGCGATGACGATGGGCCTCTCACTCGCCGACGAGTGA
- a CDS encoding tRNA(His) guanylyltransferase Thg1 family protein, which translates to MDTHEIFSNLAIYPPVLLRLDGRAFHALTRTCEKPFDARFHAAMVGTCRRLLADGGLNPLFAYTFSDEISLYFAALPFGGRVEKLDSVAASYAASAFTLEAGLDDPVAFDSRVIPATPAYALEYLRMRQAEAWRNHINAYCQAALLGEGLGPREVAARLKGLNAAGMHDLMFARGVNLAETPAWQRRGTLVKHGHYTKEGMNPVTGERVVVERRCVVADEDLPLFSAPEGRRYLSSLVGE; encoded by the coding sequence ATGGACACCCACGAGATTTTTTCAAATCTTGCCATCTATCCTCCGGTCCTCCTCCGTCTCGACGGCCGGGCTTTCCATGCCCTGACCCGCACCTGCGAGAAACCCTTCGATGCGCGGTTTCACGCGGCGATGGTCGGGACGTGCCGGCGTCTCCTCGCGGACGGCGGGTTGAACCCGCTCTTTGCCTACACGTTCTCAGACGAGATCAGTCTCTACTTCGCCGCCCTCCCCTTCGGCGGTCGGGTCGAGAAACTCGACTCGGTCGCGGCCTCGTATGCGGCGAGCGCCTTCACCCTTGAGGCGGGCCTCGATGACCCGGTCGCCTTCGACAGCCGCGTGATCCCGGCGACGCCGGCGTACGCCCTGGAGTACCTTCGTATGCGCCAGGCCGAGGCGTGGCGCAACCATATCAACGCCTACTGCCAGGCCGCGCTCCTCGGCGAAGGACTCGGGCCCCGCGAGGTCGCCGCACGGCTGAAGGGGTTGAACGCCGCCGGGATGCACGACCTGATGTTCGCGCGCGGCGTGAACCTCGCGGAGACGCCCGCGTGGCAGCGGCGGGGCACGCTGGTGAAGCACGGGCACTATACAAAAGAGGGGATGAACCCGGTAACCGGGGAGCGGGTCGTCGTCGAACGCCGATGTGTCGTCGCCGACGAAGACCTGCCGCTTTTTTCGGCACCCGAAGGGCGCCGGTATCTCAGTTCACTCGTCGGCGAGTGA
- a CDS encoding PRC-barrel domain-containing protein, whose translation MKTQVTQLFGMNVYTEKAVYVGDVDDVLLDIDGKKIESLAVGNLNTDIADPKGHRGYLIPYRVIKTIGDIIIIRHISSAFRKAGGEKKL comes from the coding sequence ATGAAGACACAGGTCACACAGCTCTTCGGGATGAATGTCTACACCGAGAAGGCGGTCTACGTGGGAGACGTCGACGATGTCCTCCTCGATATCGACGGCAAGAAGATCGAATCCCTCGCCGTCGGCAACCTCAACACCGATATCGCGGATCCCAAGGGCCACCGCGGCTACCTGATCCCGTACCGGGTCATCAAGACCATCGGCGACATCATCATCATCCGCCACATTTCCAGCGCGTTCAGGAAGGCCGGCGGAGAGAAGAAGCTCTAA
- a CDS encoding CBS domain-containing protein gives MNGSLKIGHLFGIPIYLHWTFLLVIPLFAWIIGSQIVLTTELLADLFGLEITMTLYLQGWMPYILGTLVVLGLFAGVLVHELAHSLVAKSKGLKIHSITLLIFGGVASMEEEMPDPKVELPMALVGPLTSGAIGGIFLAITYAVAAAAGVGGLDPAVAGVLVFFFGYLALLNIILFLFNLLPAFPMDGGRVLRAWLAKKMPLHQATKIAADVGRGFAVFFGIFGFLVLSPILVIIAFFIYIGANQEATMVRYNFLLRDVLVKDVMTAPVTTVSPDRPVMEVVQMMYETKHLGFPVMDRGVVIGMVTLGDVHAAPPIDREAMQVRDLMSREVVMLKPSSPLTEAMRIMSRTGIGRIPVMEEGELVGIVTRTDVLTTLEIKEA, from the coding sequence ATGAACGGATCCCTCAAGATCGGGCATCTATTCGGGATTCCCATCTATCTTCACTGGACATTCCTGCTGGTCATCCCCCTCTTCGCATGGATCATCGGCAGCCAGATCGTGCTCACGACCGAGTTGCTGGCCGACCTCTTCGGGCTCGAGATCACGATGACCCTCTACCTCCAGGGGTGGATGCCCTACATCCTGGGGACGCTGGTGGTGCTCGGGCTTTTTGCGGGGGTGCTGGTCCACGAACTGGCGCATTCGCTGGTGGCGAAGTCGAAGGGGCTCAAGATCCATTCGATCACGCTCCTCATCTTCGGCGGGGTGGCCTCGATGGAGGAGGAGATGCCCGACCCGAAGGTCGAACTCCCGATGGCCCTGGTCGGGCCGCTGACGAGCGGGGCGATCGGCGGGATCTTTCTGGCGATCACCTATGCGGTGGCGGCGGCCGCGGGAGTGGGCGGCCTGGATCCGGCGGTGGCCGGGGTGCTCGTCTTCTTCTTCGGATACCTGGCGCTCCTCAACATCATTCTCTTCCTCTTCAACCTGCTCCCCGCGTTCCCGATGGACGGGGGCCGGGTGCTGCGGGCGTGGCTGGCGAAGAAGATGCCCCTGCACCAGGCGACGAAGATCGCCGCGGATGTGGGCCGGGGTTTCGCGGTCTTCTTCGGGATCTTCGGGTTCCTGGTGCTCAGCCCGATCCTGGTCATCATCGCCTTTTTCATTTATATCGGGGCGAACCAGGAGGCGACGATGGTCCGCTACAACTTCCTGCTCAGGGATGTGCTGGTCAAAGACGTGATGACCGCCCCGGTGACGACGGTGAGCCCGGACCGGCCGGTGATGGAGGTGGTGCAGATGATGTACGAGACCAAGCACCTGGGGTTCCCGGTGATGGACCGGGGGGTGGTGATCGGGATGGTGACGCTCGGCGACGTGCATGCGGCGCCGCCGATCGACCGCGAGGCGATGCAGGTGCGCGACCTGATGTCGAGGGAGGTGGTGATGCTCAAGCCGTCGTCGCCGCTGACCGAGGCGATGCGGATCATGTCGCGGACCGGGATCGGGCGCATACCGGTGATGGAGGAGGGGGAGTTGGTCGGGATCGTGACCAGGACCGATGTGCTCACGACGCTGGAGATCAAGGAGGCGTAG
- a CDS encoding YIP1 family protein translates to MIRTLTHPAGAFQEVRAMSAGAVLVYGLGIVLFNLLMTVLLAMTSGFTPELLLPVAVSSILVVCLGGFWLHLFVYGLGGRSGVGTTFKVVILGLTPTALLGWIPGVALVGFLWSFVILYFGLQELQEFSKGEAALALVLVFGIPLLVLAVLAVTPGFSVFWLAPGRITWV, encoded by the coding sequence ATGATACGAACACTCACCCATCCTGCCGGGGCTTTTCAGGAGGTGAGAGCGATGAGTGCAGGGGCGGTCCTTGTATACGGCCTCGGGATCGTCCTCTTCAACCTGCTCATGACCGTCCTTCTCGCGATGACGAGCGGGTTCACCCCCGAACTTCTCCTGCCGGTGGCGGTCTCGTCGATTCTGGTCGTCTGTCTCGGGGGGTTCTGGCTCCATCTCTTTGTCTATGGGCTGGGCGGGCGGAGCGGGGTCGGCACCACCTTCAAGGTGGTCATCCTTGGGCTGACCCCGACGGCGCTCCTCGGATGGATCCCGGGCGTCGCCCTCGTCGGGTTCCTCTGGTCTTTTGTCATTCTCTATTTCGGGCTCCAGGAACTCCAGGAGTTCTCGAAAGGGGAGGCGGCCCTGGCGCTTGTCCTGGTCTTTGGCATCCCTCTCCTTGTCCTCGCCGTCCTTGCCGTAACCCCAGGCTTCTCGGTCTTCTGGCTTGCGCCAGGAAGAATCACCTGGGTGTAG
- a CDS encoding helix-turn-helix domain-containing protein, producing the protein MIRPFEGVFGNTCELRLLEFLLPLEGMEFNITELSEEAGVSRNTVGKVVRKFVEWGILTAGTDQIPRYSLNPASPIVRSLDILNNSLIGRMLGDENVREIHDYLREDASAADISDIETSTEEEWKNFPVRPAAGNGWGAGDGWCVGEPDSLSPAPPYATADDYDRGFPGYIR; encoded by the coding sequence ATGATTCGTCCGTTTGAAGGGGTGTTCGGGAACACCTGTGAATTACGGCTTCTCGAATTCCTTTTACCACTTGAAGGCATGGAGTTCAACATCACCGAACTCTCGGAAGAAGCAGGCGTGAGCAGGAACACGGTCGGGAAGGTGGTCAGGAAGTTTGTCGAGTGGGGTATCCTCACCGCCGGCACCGACCAGATTCCCAGATACTCACTGAACCCGGCGTCGCCGATCGTCCGGTCACTTGATATCCTGAACAATTCGTTGATCGGACGGATGCTTGGCGACGAGAACGTTCGGGAAATTCATGACTATCTCCGAGAGGATGCGTCCGCAGCCGACATCTCAGATATTGAAACCTCGACTGAAGAGGAGTGGAAGAACTTCCCTGTCAGGCCCGCGGCAGGAAACGGATGGGGTGCCGGGGACGGGTGGTGCGTCGGTGAACCCGACTCACTCTCCCCTGCCCCTCCGTACGCGACAGCAGACGATTATGACAGAGGATTTCCCGGATATATCAGGTAG
- a CDS encoding EVE domain-containing protein, whose protein sequence is MLGRLSCTVYNKFFDIILIHMWAARVAEHPTHHLWGVPKRYLAIINRTRPGDTLIVYVGQQGIDRDTPAFDPPMEFKPLISPSSRQEAGDEGDR, encoded by the coding sequence GTGCTTGGAAGGCTATCATGTACCGTCTACAATAAATTTTTCGATATTATTCTTATTCATATGTGGGCGGCGAGGGTCGCGGAGCACCCGACACATCATCTCTGGGGCGTCCCGAAACGATATCTCGCCATCATCAACAGAACCCGACCCGGCGACACCCTCATCGTCTATGTCGGGCAGCAGGGGATCGACAGGGACACCCCCGCCTTCGACCCACCGATGGAGTTCAAACCCCTGATCTCACCTTCATCACGACAGGAGGCAGGCGATGAGGGTGATCGCTGA
- a CDS encoding ORC1-type DNA replication protein, translating to MTPYPHSLMADQTLFRDPALFEADHLPEVFNHRDAQVEDLAFALRPTLRGGSPLNTLIQGPPGTGKTTAVRRIFAEVEETTKRVVPVLVSCQARKTTSAVLREIYLALFGHSPPTHGASNSRMLFEIGRTLAERGAVLVVCLDDANHLVPRGVLNGVLIRILRLHETCPGARTGVVMTDSSMALVLSSVLDPSTRSSLQAGTIFFPPYTADEVRSILADRVRVGIYPGVVPASVLDDVAERTVGCGDLRVGLCLLKEAVIHAERAGRTAVEAGDVEAVFAVARHARLAAAVQTLAPPERTVLTVLVGMARREEETTSGRVYEAVAAVEPMSYTMFYERVTELEAQCLVGTRRWKKGQGRTREIWIPEGVEAVLSADSSGASVHRRTGVAEDEKRRYET from the coding sequence ATGACACCATACCCCCACTCCCTCATGGCCGACCAGACGCTCTTTCGCGACCCCGCCCTCTTCGAGGCCGACCACCTCCCCGAGGTCTTCAACCACCGCGACGCCCAAGTCGAAGACCTCGCCTTCGCCCTCCGCCCCACCCTTCGCGGCGGCAGTCCGCTGAACACCCTGATCCAGGGCCCGCCCGGCACCGGCAAGACCACCGCGGTCCGCCGGATCTTCGCCGAGGTGGAGGAGACGACGAAGCGGGTGGTGCCGGTGCTCGTCTCCTGCCAGGCCAGGAAAACAACCTCCGCCGTGCTCCGCGAGATCTACCTCGCCCTCTTCGGCCACTCCCCGCCCACCCATGGGGCCTCGAATTCCCGGATGCTCTTCGAAATCGGCCGCACCCTTGCCGAACGGGGGGCGGTGCTCGTCGTCTGCCTCGACGACGCCAACCACCTCGTCCCGAGGGGAGTGCTCAACGGCGTGCTCATCCGCATCCTCCGCCTCCACGAGACCTGTCCGGGTGCGAGGACCGGGGTGGTGATGACCGACTCGTCGATGGCCCTCGTCCTCTCCTCCGTCCTCGACCCCTCCACCCGTTCGAGCCTCCAGGCAGGCACGATCTTTTTTCCACCCTACACCGCCGACGAGGTGCGGAGCATCCTCGCCGACCGCGTGCGGGTCGGGATCTATCCGGGGGTGGTGCCGGCGTCCGTCCTCGACGATGTCGCGGAGCGGACGGTTGGCTGCGGCGACCTCCGGGTAGGTCTGTGCCTCCTCAAGGAGGCGGTGATCCATGCCGAACGAGCGGGACGGACGGCGGTGGAGGCCGGGGACGTGGAGGCGGTGTTCGCAGTCGCCCGGCACGCCCGCCTCGCCGCCGCGGTGCAGACGCTCGCTCCCCCGGAGCGGACCGTGCTCACCGTGCTCGTCGGGATGGCGAGGCGAGAGGAGGAGACGACCTCGGGCCGGGTGTACGAGGCGGTGGCGGCGGTCGAGCCGATGAGTTACACGATGTTCTACGAGCGGGTGACAGAACTGGAGGCGCAGTGTTTGGTGGGGACGCGGCGGTGGAAGAAGGGGCAGGGAAGGACGCGGGAGATCTGGATCCCGGAGGGGGTGGAGGCGGTGCTTTCGGCGGATTCATCGGGGGCGTCGGTGCACCGGCGTACCGGCGTTGCCGAGGATGAAAAACGTCGGTATGAAACTTGA
- a CDS encoding YIP1 family protein encodes MSPDIVERVKGFLLNPVETFRTAHGDDLGEALKYFVAILAVNAVLIGLMTMAGFGALPGMGAGGGIVAGISAIIGGIIGGIIGLFVVGLIIHIFVALIIGGNGLGETIKALAYAATPGMLLGWIPILGFLAYLWTVALAVIGIREIHDTTTGKAAVAVFMPVIILFVLFVAFLAYFTISPSFEVV; translated from the coding sequence ATGTCTCCAGACATTGTTGAACGAGTGAAAGGGTTCCTCCTGAACCCCGTAGAGACCTTCAGAACCGCACACGGTGACGACCTCGGCGAGGCGCTCAAATACTTCGTCGCCATCCTCGCCGTCAACGCCGTCCTAATCGGCCTCATGACGATGGCCGGGTTCGGCGCCCTCCCCGGCATGGGGGCCGGGGGCGGGATCGTCGCCGGTATCAGTGCGATCATCGGCGGGATCATCGGCGGGATCATCGGCCTCTTCGTCGTCGGCCTGATCATCCATATCTTCGTCGCCCTTATCATCGGCGGGAACGGTCTCGGCGAGACCATCAAGGCCCTGGCGTACGCCGCCACCCCCGGCATGCTCCTCGGGTGGATCCCGATCCTCGGTTTCCTCGCGTACCTCTGGACCGTGGCCCTCGCGGTCATCGGGATCAGGGAGATCCACGACACCACGACCGGGAAGGCCGCGGTCGCTGTCTTCATGCCGGTGATCATCCTCTTCGTGCTTTTCGTGGCGTTCCTCGCCTACTTTACGATCAGCCCCTCCTTTGAGGTGGTCTGA
- a CDS encoding YIP1 family protein: protein MSPDIIEKAKGFITDPVETFRNAKGDDLGEVLTYFAAILAVYAVLTGLMTMAGFGSSYSEITGMESATGIVAGISAIVGTFIGEIIGLVVVGLIVHILVALLVGGNGLEVTIRALAYAATPSMLLGWIPVIGFLALLWTVALAVVGIREFHDTTTGKAAVAVLLPVVVLFGLFIVLIVMVAAVAVAAGAMA from the coding sequence ATGTCGCCTGACATCATCGAAAAAGCGAAAGGGTTCATCACGGACCCGGTAGAGACATTCAGGAATGCAAAAGGTGACGACCTCGGCGAGGTGCTCACGTACTTCGCCGCCATCCTCGCGGTCTACGCCGTCCTCACCGGCCTCATGACGATGGCCGGGTTCGGTTCGTCATATTCCGAGATCACCGGCATGGAAAGCGCGACCGGCATCGTCGCGGGTATCAGTGCGATCGTCGGGACATTCATCGGCGAGATCATCGGCCTCGTCGTCGTCGGCCTCATCGTCCACATCCTCGTCGCCCTCCTCGTCGGCGGGAACGGCCTCGAAGTGACCATCAGGGCCCTGGCGTACGCCGCCACCCCCAGCATGCTCCTCGGGTGGATCCCGGTCATCGGTTTCCTTGCGCTGCTCTGGACCGTGGCCCTCGCGGTCGTCGGGATCAGGGAGTTCCACGACACCACGACCGGGAAGGCGGCGGTCGCCGTGCTCCTGCCGGTGGTCGTCCTCTTCGGGCTCTTCATCGTCCTCATCGTGATGGTCGCCGCAGTGGCGGTCGCCGCCGGTGCGATGGCGTGA
- a CDS encoding radical SAM protein has product MTSEAFILDGYVDEPACLGVPPYISPYIRYCAGVLKDRGYAVRYTTIDAVREDPALLRAAGDAALLLVIAGITVPGKYLAGTPATLTELSQIGTLLRGPTTVIGGPIGFGYAPQGGAKAVETAVAGFDHLLRGSPSAALDALLSGGEPEGTANYADIDRWSVLGAGVVAQHPMFPRVMLELETAQGCARAAGGGCSFCTEPFYGLPRYRSVSGLAAEVAALHEAGARHFRLGRQPDLLAYGTSGEAEFPRPRPDLIEDLFTRVRAAAPDLLTLHIDNVNPGTIARHEEESRAALEAVVAGHTPGDVAAFGMETADPAVIEANNLKALPDAVLRAIEIVNEVGGARRDGVPDLLPGINFVCGLAGETPATYEQNRAFLQQVLDAGLMVRRVNIRQLMPFAGTRAYEENTLGKHAREFRAFKEWVHKHFDLPMLQRVFPTGTLLRDVGVEVPGATSFGRQMGSYPILVGLPLQVPAGTLLDAVVVGWGHRSVTALPAPIPVNTLPHTALRWIPGIGKKTVAKVIVKRPFHDLAGFRKVAGETRVEEFLSFE; this is encoded by the coding sequence ATGACCTCTGAAGCCTTTATTCTGGACGGGTATGTGGACGAACCCGCATGCCTCGGCGTCCCGCCCTATATTTCTCCGTACATAAGGTACTGCGCCGGGGTGCTCAAGGACCGCGGGTATGCGGTGCGCTACACCACCATCGACGCCGTGCGCGAGGATCCGGCCCTCCTCAGGGCCGCCGGCGACGCCGCACTCCTCCTGGTCATCGCCGGGATCACGGTGCCGGGAAAATATCTCGCCGGCACGCCGGCGACCCTCACCGAACTCTCGCAGATCGGCACGCTCCTCCGCGGGCCGACGACGGTGATCGGCGGGCCGATCGGGTTTGGGTATGCGCCGCAGGGCGGGGCGAAGGCGGTCGAGACGGCGGTGGCCGGGTTCGACCACCTGCTCAGGGGGTCGCCGTCGGCCGCCCTCGACGCCCTCCTCTCCGGCGGCGAACCCGAGGGGACGGCGAACTATGCCGATATCGATCGCTGGAGCGTGCTCGGTGCGGGCGTGGTGGCCCAGCACCCGATGTTCCCGCGGGTGATGCTCGAACTCGAGACGGCGCAGGGGTGTGCCCGTGCGGCCGGCGGCGGGTGTTCGTTCTGCACCGAACCCTTCTACGGCCTCCCGCGTTACCGCTCGGTCTCGGGCCTGGCCGCCGAGGTGGCGGCCCTCCACGAGGCGGGCGCCCGCCACTTCAGGCTCGGCCGACAGCCCGACCTCCTCGCCTACGGGACGAGCGGCGAGGCCGAGTTCCCGCGGCCGCGGCCAGACCTCATCGAAGATCTTTTCACGCGGGTCCGTGCGGCGGCGCCCGACCTACTGACGCTCCATATCGACAATGTCAACCCCGGCACCATCGCCCGCCACGAGGAGGAGAGCCGCGCCGCCCTCGAAGCGGTGGTTGCCGGCCACACCCCCGGCGACGTCGCCGCCTTCGGCATGGAGACCGCCGACCCGGCGGTGATCGAGGCGAACAACCTCAAAGCCCTCCCCGACGCGGTGCTGCGGGCGATCGAGATCGTCAACGAGGTCGGCGGCGCACGCCGGGACGGGGTGCCCGACCTCCTGCCGGGGATCAACTTTGTCTGCGGTCTGGCCGGCGAGACCCCGGCGACCTACGAGCAGAACCGGGCCTTCCTCCAGCAGGTGCTCGACGCCGGGCTGATGGTCCGCCGGGTGAACATCAGGCAGTTGATGCCCTTTGCCGGGACCAGGGCCTACGAGGAGAACACCCTGGGCAAACATGCCCGCGAGTTCCGGGCGTTCAAGGAGTGGGTGCACAAACATTTCGACCTCCCGATGCTCCAGCGGGTCTTCCCGACCGGCACGCTGCTCAGGGACGTGGGGGTCGAGGTGCCGGGCGCGACGAGTTTCGGGCGGCAGATGGGGTCGTACCCGATCCTCGTCGGCCTCCCGCTCCAGGTGCCCGCCGGCACGCTCCTCGACGCCGTCGTCGTCGGGTGGGGACACCGTTCCGTCACCGCGCTCCCGGCGCCGATACCGGTGAACACCCTCCCGCACACTGCACTGCGCTGGATCCCCGGTATCGGGAAGAAGACGGTGGCGAAGGTGATCGTGAAGCGGCCGTTCCATGACCTGGCGGGCTTCCGGAAGGTTGCAGGCGAGACCAGGGTGGAAGAGTTTCTCTCGTTCGAGTGA